One Nocardioidaceae bacterium SCSIO 66511 genomic window carries:
- a CDS encoding aminotransferase class I/II-fold pyridoxal phosphate-dependent enzyme, whose product MTAPSLERWTIEDSRARLCKRWSVYGPDVIDCTVAEMDFAIAPPVLEAIRSTVERQSFGYPQPDDVSDLPGVAAEWLSDTGLHVRPEQVRLMGDVIKSMVLALRHLSAPDTPVALITPTYSRFHDAVAAAGRTPVEVPMQRGATAYRIDLDLLGRALHDGAGVVLLCNPSNPTGRAYTRNELVALAELVDRHGAALISDEIHAPLHFEEFTPYASVDEVAAGHSLTLTSATKAWNIPGLRCSMAVLTDPRHLESWDLLPRAAKGGISPLGVQATIAALRDGQEWLDQIRTILDVNRRLIVDAFDSAGLPGLVHLPQATYLAWIDLNRLGLSDPTSLLREDAKVATTPGVEHGAGGEGFVRFNFASPTELIDEAIQKVIHTVKRYSTTSAHLPDHD is encoded by the coding sequence ATGACCGCTCCCAGCCTGGAGAGGTGGACGATCGAGGATTCTCGGGCCCGCCTCTGCAAGCGATGGTCCGTGTACGGCCCAGACGTCATTGACTGCACGGTGGCCGAGATGGACTTCGCGATCGCGCCGCCGGTGCTGGAAGCGATCCGCAGCACCGTCGAACGCCAGTCGTTCGGCTATCCACAGCCCGATGACGTCAGCGACCTCCCGGGGGTCGCGGCCGAATGGCTGTCGGACACAGGTCTCCACGTTCGTCCCGAGCAGGTGCGTTTGATGGGTGACGTCATCAAAAGCATGGTGTTGGCGCTGCGTCACCTGAGCGCACCGGACACCCCCGTCGCCTTGATCACGCCGACCTACAGCCGGTTTCACGACGCAGTCGCCGCAGCCGGGCGTACGCCCGTCGAGGTACCGATGCAGCGAGGAGCCACGGCATACCGGATCGACCTTGACCTTCTCGGCCGCGCTCTGCACGACGGCGCCGGGGTCGTCCTGCTCTGCAACCCGAGCAATCCGACCGGTCGGGCGTACACGCGAAACGAACTCGTCGCTCTAGCAGAGCTTGTCGACCGGCATGGCGCCGCACTGATCAGCGACGAAATCCACGCACCGTTACATTTCGAGGAGTTCACGCCGTACGCAAGCGTCGACGAGGTCGCGGCCGGACACTCCCTCACGTTGACCAGCGCGACCAAGGCGTGGAATATCCCCGGGCTGCGGTGCAGTATGGCGGTGTTGACCGACCCGCGCCACCTGGAGTCCTGGGATCTCCTCCCCCGTGCTGCCAAAGGAGGTATCTCGCCGCTCGGCGTGCAGGCCACGATCGCCGCCCTGCGTGATGGCCAGGAGTGGCTGGACCAGATCCGAACGATTCTTGACGTCAACCGTCGCCTGATCGTCGACGCCTTCGACTCGGCGGGCCTGCCCGGGCTCGTCCACCTTCCGCAGGCGACCTACCTTGCATGGATCGACCTCAATCGCCTCGGCTTATCGGACCCCACGTCACTACTGCGCGAAGATGCCAAGGTAGCCACGACCCCGGGCGTCGAGCACGGCGCCGGTGGCGAGGGTTTCGTCCGATTCAATTTCGCCAGCCCCACCGAGCTCATCGATGAGGCCATTCAGAAGGTGATCCACACCGTGAAGCGCTATTCGACAACGAGCGCACATCTACCCGACCATGATTGA
- a CDS encoding class I SAM-dependent methyltransferase → MFDLVDDLEATPGQLVDLGCGPGTLLNRARQRWPHAQLAGIDLDPVLLRLARSTLGGTAQLIESDLRRANDVDLAPASVDTVVSMTALHWLSEEDLPQLSQWLAAVVRRGGVFVDYDTMELAPTVPRLKQAAHALRARLRDDALDEPDSESWDQWWNALRLEPALAAEFAERTRRFAFRQTANAGLSLESLRTALLEAGFAEVAPLSQVADRHLLVAVR, encoded by the coding sequence ATGTTCGACCTCGTCGATGACCTCGAAGCCACACCGGGACAGCTCGTCGACTTGGGATGCGGGCCAGGGACACTATTGAATCGGGCCCGGCAACGGTGGCCCCACGCGCAACTGGCCGGGATCGACCTCGACCCGGTCCTCTTACGACTCGCAAGAAGCACACTCGGCGGCACGGCGCAGCTGATCGAGAGCGACCTACGCCGTGCCAACGACGTCGACCTCGCGCCGGCGTCCGTCGACACTGTCGTCTCGATGACTGCCCTGCATTGGCTCTCCGAGGAGGACCTCCCGCAGTTGTCCCAATGGCTTGCTGCCGTTGTACGGCGTGGCGGGGTCTTCGTCGACTACGACACGATGGAGCTCGCCCCGACAGTGCCGCGGCTAAAACAGGCAGCACATGCCCTCCGGGCGCGGCTGCGAGACGACGCACTCGACGAGCCCGACTCCGAAAGCTGGGATCAGTGGTGGAACGCGCTGCGCCTCGAGCCAGCGCTGGCAGCCGAGTTCGCAGAGCGTACGCGCCGTTTCGCCTTTCGCCAGACCGCGAATGCGGGTTTGAGTCTGGAGAGCCTCCGAACCGCGCTACTCGAGGCGGGCTTCGCCGAAGTCGCGCCTCTGAGCCAAGTAGCAGACCGGCACCTGCTCGTCGCAGTTCGATAA
- a CDS encoding antibiotic biosynthesis monooxygenase: MSTPASLPYAFVAKVVAADGQHDALADLLAGAVALANEEVGTIVWFAVRTHADTFWIFDAFPDEAARDAHANGAIVAALMANQHLLGAAPEILAADVLASKLP; the protein is encoded by the coding sequence ATGTCCACACCCGCATCACTTCCGTATGCCTTCGTCGCCAAGGTCGTCGCGGCCGATGGACAGCACGACGCGCTCGCCGACCTGCTCGCCGGCGCTGTCGCGCTCGCCAACGAAGAAGTAGGAACGATTGTCTGGTTCGCGGTCAGGACCCACGCCGACACCTTCTGGATCTTCGATGCATTCCCCGACGAGGCCGCTCGCGACGCCCACGCCAACGGCGCCATCGTCGCAGCCCTGATGGCCAACCAGCACCTCCTCGGCGCAGCACCCGAGATCCTGGCGGCCGACGTCCTCGCGTCCAAGCTCCCGTAG
- a CDS encoding helix-turn-helix domain-containing protein: protein MRIGLIAIDGCFGSAVASVIDIVRVADGARGDVDPRIDPIELAILGPKRRVTTTASMTLSVDHPLSESGEFDVVVVPALGTLTAAATNDALQSRDARSVIASLGRLDDATTRIAAACTGVFAVAETGRMHHRRATTSWFLGPEFLKRYPTVALDLDTMVVVDGNLVTAGAAFAHIDLALSLVRSISPDLAQHVAKLLIIDERPSQAAFVAYEHLRHEDPIVVEFERFVRARLDEPFNVAFVAQSLGTSRRTLERRVRAALNLTPLGFVQRLRIERARHLSATTDLTSAEIALRVGYANAETLRSLLRRERRRS from the coding sequence ATGCGTATCGGACTGATCGCGATCGACGGCTGCTTCGGTTCGGCTGTCGCGTCGGTCATCGACATCGTGCGGGTGGCCGACGGAGCCCGCGGCGATGTCGACCCGCGGATCGACCCGATCGAACTCGCCATCCTCGGACCGAAACGGAGAGTGACCACGACGGCATCGATGACCCTGTCGGTGGACCACCCGCTGTCGGAGTCCGGAGAGTTCGACGTGGTCGTCGTCCCTGCGCTTGGAACCCTCACGGCCGCCGCTACCAACGACGCCCTCCAGAGCCGAGATGCTCGTTCGGTCATCGCCTCGCTCGGGCGCCTCGATGACGCGACCACCCGGATCGCCGCGGCGTGCACCGGCGTGTTCGCCGTCGCGGAGACCGGACGGATGCATCATCGGCGGGCGACGACCAGCTGGTTCCTGGGGCCGGAGTTCCTGAAGCGCTATCCGACCGTCGCCCTCGATCTCGACACCATGGTCGTGGTCGACGGGAACCTCGTCACCGCCGGCGCCGCGTTCGCCCACATCGACCTCGCGCTCTCACTCGTGCGATCGATCAGCCCCGACCTGGCCCAACATGTCGCCAAGCTCCTCATCATCGACGAGCGTCCGTCGCAGGCGGCCTTCGTCGCCTATGAACATCTCCGGCACGAGGACCCGATCGTCGTCGAGTTCGAACGCTTCGTGCGCGCCCGCCTGGACGAACCGTTCAACGTCGCCTTCGTCGCGCAGTCGCTCGGCACCAGCCGGCGCACCCTCGAACGACGAGTCCGTGCGGCGCTCAACCTCACTCCGCTCGGCTTCGTCCAACGGCTTCGCATCGAACGAGCTCGGCACCTCTCAGCAACCACGGACCTCACCTCCGCCGAGATCGCGCTACGGGTCGGCTACGCGAACGCCGAGACTCTGCGCTCCCTCCTGCGTAGGGAGCGACGCCGTTCCTGA